gtgactaaacttgggagagattttgtatatatgaagagagtgtttgtctCAAGGTTTTCCACCAAGAAGACCTTTCATgcaccatgatcactctatttatagagtcatgtttgcatgttgatgcaaatttgagatcaccaaattttgacacctcatggatttttccattaaataaagtcaacattttgactttcttcattttaattcaacaattaatttgaataattaatttcaaactaaagtaatattaaataattaattaaactatttaattaatatttaatattaactcaaattctctctttttaaatatttgattaaaatatttaaaacttatttaaatatctcaaattctctctttttgtttaatttgtaaataaaacaaaaatgaggttaaatatatcgtatatatgtagcgcatattccctaatttgaattcgaacacttcgaactcactcgtcacactgttctatggtttagtccgatatgagctagcagagggacctaatggacctatagatcatgggctccaacgatccaagattaaccggttaaactcattaaccttgttaatcaacattcgttaactactaggacactccactatagcctagtagttgcactcccctcactatagatatatttctgtccatttgatataaccatgattagtaagtcgatccttcacaggttgttcgtaactagagctgggtcaatttaccgttttacccctaaagttacttcttgttccttatgtctcactgatcctctaatgaacaattggtttgtggtccaaccagtaaaccgaatccctctcaggccaatgagagggtggggccccttgttcaagacctggagtcagtgcttaagggaactacctttcttctatccctaaaagtgggtaggagtgaattccatcttgcaccccacgtccccagctattcacccagtcttacccctaaAATGGGAGGCTGacctacctctcttctatccctaaaagtgggtaggagtgaattccatcttgcaccccacgtccccagctattcacccagtcttacccctaaAATGGGAGGCTGacctacctctcttctatccctaaaagtgggtaggagtgaattccatcttgcaccccacgtccccagctattcacccagtcttacccctaaAATGGGAGGCTGacctacctctcttctatccctaaaagtgggtaggagtgaattccatcttgcaccccacgtccccagctattcacccagtcttacccctaaAATGGGAGGCTGacctacctctcttctatccctaaaagtgggtaggagtgaattccatcttgcaccccacgtccccagctattcacccagtcttacccctaaaatgggaggcctattgagtcggcaaactcgagccactctcacccatgcatatctaaggataattccgaataaacacgagttcatggttagctcgagttacctaggtcatcgaatgaaaagaaaatcagtctcaacaatAAAccacattataaagtgagagtggtcgttttcttcatggttcgatcttatgcaataatcattgcataggacgcctccacttacatgtctccacatgtacaatttagtgatcacattgtttatatcatatacaaaagtgggccgcattcATAGTGTCCCCATTAAgatactcagccttatccttatactatagatcattttgactatatacttgaacttgatccactcgtatatctctacatatagttcaagtaatcatactataaccagagtgttcttagtttattggatttagataaTGATcttaaagttcactttattcaataacaatctttactgaataaacaacaataataactttattgaaaatagaatatgtttttgtttccaaactatgagttttaggacataaaacccaacaatttTAGCCGTGACGGATGTAGATATTATTTTGGATGACTAGTTATACATCCCTTATTGACACAGCAGAAGGGCaccttaaatatcaaaataggTTCATTTCGAGAACTCTATGATCCAATAATTGCTTAGGAAACAAACGAATTTGATGTGTTTAAAGCCAGCTTTGGTTGCGAGGGCTTTAAATTCATCCCGAGTTCGCTCCTTTCCTTCTATGCTTTGAGTCATCATAAGCACATCGCCTTGGATGACGACTTTCGCTGCGGCTGTGGTCTCCGGCACCGTTGGAGCCACTCCCTCCATCACAATGACCTTCCCGTCGTCCGGGATGGCGACATAGCAATTTTTCAACAGCTTCACACAATGGTCGTCACTCCAATCGTGAAGTATCCACTATAAAGTTACATTAATACTTTATCATTAACTACGTAAATCTATCTaagttttatgattttaagCGACGAGAAAAATGTCATTATTTAGAAATCCAACCTTCACGAAAATAGCATCTCCGTTTGGAATTTTCTCAAACATGTCTCCTCCTACATGTTCTACACCTGCCAACATTTTTTCTAGAATATAATCGAGCTACTCGAATAATACtgaatttttttgaaactataaaaatcaaattgaaaataaagttgtaGAAGAAATTGTTTACGTGGATAGGATGGTGCATCTTGAATGACATGAGGCAAGTCAAAGTTGATGCCTTTGATTGAAGGATATGCAGACGTGATGATTTTAAGGGTGACCCCGAGACCACCACCAACATCAACTAGTTGCTTGAGGTTTGCAAAGCCGTTATAGGACTCAACAGCTATCTTGATAACCATGGTGGTGTGATTTATCATCGCATTGTTGAAAACTTGATTAAATCTTTGATCCAAACCATTGTATTCAAAGAGATGAAGTCCATCATGAGCCCTATTGAATGGAACTCCTCCTTCAATCACAACATTTTTCAGCTCACTCctgtaaatataattttgaatttagtacATTTGATTTACGAATTAAATCgagttttgaaattatttagtatatacaattttcttttcaggaAAATGCTCATATTATATCATCGATCAAAAGATCAGAACAAACCAGCTATGGAGAATGACTTTATCTTGAATCATCGATAAAATAGGACCCAACGACAGGCCATCTTCGTTAAGAACAAAATACTTAGCCACCGGCGTAAGACTATACAATCTCTGCTGattcccattttcatcaaTGATCACCGAGCATCCCACCACCGAGTGGGCCGCCAGAAGCCTCAGGATCCGATCGATCAACGACGCTGCATCCGGGTTCGAGGTGGTTATCTTAGCGGCTATCTCAGTCGGAGACAGCTCGGCCCCATCGCCAGCCTTGGCCAAGATCTCAAACAAGCCGAGCTCGAAGGCTGCTTGGAGTGTCATCGGCAGAACTGATGAGGTAACCAATTGCGCAGCGTAAGAGTAGTGTNTGGTTGACTGTTCCTTCGCCGGAGGGGAAGCCGAGGCTGCAGCAGCAACTTTTGTACTGGTTGGTGCAATATACAAGTGAGGTTTTTTTGTTAACTCACTTTAGCtttttataataagaaaaaaaaacattttttttttaat
This portion of the Cucurbita pepo subsp. pepo cultivar mu-cu-16 chromosome LG08, ASM280686v2, whole genome shotgun sequence genome encodes:
- the LOC111800838 gene encoding caffeic acid 3-O-methyltransferase-like — protein: MASTAKEQSTIASSNSDDGQEQQHYAYAAQLVTSSVLPMTLQAAFELGLFEILAKAGDGAELSPTEIAAKITTSNPDAASLIDRILRLLAAHSVVGCSVIIDENGNQQRLYSLTPVAKYFVLNEDGLSLGPILSMIQDKVILHSWSELKNVVIEGGVPFNRAHDGLHLFEYNGLDQRFNQVFNNAMINHTTMVIKIAVESYNGFANLKQLVDVGGGLGVTLKIITSAYPSIKGINFDLPHVIQDAPSYPRVEHVGGDMFEKIPNGDAIFVKWILHDWSDDHCVKLLKNCYVAIPDDGKVIVMEGVAPTVPETTAAAKVVIQGDVLMMTQSIEGKERTRDEFKALATKAGFKHIKFVCFLSNYWIIEFSK